The following are encoded in a window of Pseudomonas sp. St316 genomic DNA:
- a CDS encoding NADPH-dependent F420 reductase, with the protein MNFDHTSIRRRAFHPNAIRVFNRKNNKRPFMKIGILGSGRMGSHLGTMFARVGHEVSFSYSRNQQKLADLAASAGKNSQASTPAEAAFNADLVLLAVHWLQVPDVLSQVDDLSGKIVVTCCNPLNAEDTELVIGHTISGAETLAQMIPEAYVVAAFQSTPSEVLFDVFAARDEALRPSLIFCGEDEASKATVSDLISQVGFEPVDAGALKVARYIEPFAMLSAVLAYETDQGPEWAYRFERFDRLFKGTSRVGK; encoded by the coding sequence ATCAATTTTGATCATACCTCTATTCGCCGTCGAGCCTTTCACCCGAACGCCATCCGTGTTTTTAATCGAAAAAATAACAAGAGGCCTTTCATGAAAATCGGAATTCTTGGCTCCGGCCGAATGGGCAGTCATCTGGGCACCATGTTCGCCAGGGTTGGCCATGAGGTTTCCTTCAGTTACTCGCGTAATCAGCAGAAACTTGCCGATCTGGCTGCATCGGCAGGCAAGAATTCACAGGCCAGCACGCCGGCAGAGGCGGCATTCAACGCTGACTTGGTCCTCTTGGCCGTGCATTGGCTTCAAGTGCCTGACGTCCTCAGCCAGGTGGATGACTTGAGCGGCAAAATCGTCGTGACCTGCTGCAATCCTTTAAACGCGGAAGACACCGAGCTTGTCATCGGCCATACGATTTCCGGTGCGGAAACGCTGGCACAGATGATTCCTGAGGCCTATGTCGTTGCGGCCTTCCAGTCGACGCCCAGCGAAGTTCTGTTCGATGTATTCGCGGCCAGGGACGAGGCGCTACGTCCCAGTTTGATCTTCTGTGGCGAGGACGAAGCCAGTAAAGCCACAGTTTCGGATCTTATCAGTCAGGTGGGCTTTGAACCGGTGGACGCTGGGGCTCTGAAGGTTGCCCGTTATATAGAGCCTTTCGCGATGCTCTCCGCAGTGTTGGCTTACGAAACGGACCAGGGGCCCGAATGGGCTTATCGCTTTGAGCGTTTTGACAGGTTGTTCAAAGGCACTTCCCGCGTCGGGAAATAG
- a CDS encoding cytochrome c has protein sequence MNKTIKYLLPAGIVVAAGLGWFVNRTPFSPFANEASAPSADAQLVQRGEYVARLSDCVACHSTPKGAPFAGGLEMATPMGSIYATNITPDKQTGIGNYSLADFDRAVRSGVAADGHRLYPAMPYPSYAKLSDDDVRALYAFFMAGVKPAQQQNQQSHIPWPLNMRWPLALWNTAFVDDGAYQAKPSEDALWNRGAYIVQGAGHCGSCHTPRSLTMNEKSLDESSATFLSGSLLDGWYAPSLRQDPNTGLGRWSEQEIVDYLKTGRNAHSVVVGTMAEVFNNSTQYMSDPDLKAIAHYLVSLPGDPKRDGPPWKPAAKLAEQPLSTPGAANYMAKCSSCHGSDGSGQAPWIPPLAGASSSMVKQSATSINATLNGSERVVANGIPDSYRMPPYRNQLSDQEVADVLTFVRTSWGNQGGAVKADEVKELRERTNPASSNPIILQMR, from the coding sequence GTGAATAAAACTATAAAGTATCTGCTGCCAGCAGGCATCGTCGTGGCAGCTGGCTTGGGCTGGTTTGTCAATCGCACGCCATTTTCGCCTTTTGCTAATGAGGCATCTGCACCCTCGGCAGATGCACAGCTCGTCCAGCGTGGTGAATATGTCGCCAGGCTTAGCGATTGCGTGGCCTGCCACAGCACGCCCAAAGGTGCGCCGTTTGCCGGCGGCCTGGAGATGGCGACCCCGATGGGATCAATCTATGCCACCAACATTACCCCGGACAAACAAACGGGCATCGGTAATTACAGCCTGGCCGACTTTGATCGCGCAGTACGCAGCGGAGTTGCGGCTGACGGGCACAGGCTGTATCCGGCTATGCCTTACCCATCCTATGCCAAGCTCAGCGACGATGATGTGCGGGCGCTTTATGCGTTCTTCATGGCCGGCGTTAAGCCGGCGCAGCAGCAGAACCAGCAAAGCCATATCCCCTGGCCGCTCAACATGCGCTGGCCGCTGGCTTTGTGGAATACCGCGTTTGTCGATGACGGTGCCTATCAGGCCAAGCCCTCAGAGGATGCGCTGTGGAACCGCGGCGCCTACATCGTCCAGGGTGCGGGGCATTGTGGCAGTTGCCATACCCCACGCAGCTTGACGATGAACGAGAAGTCGCTGGATGAAAGCAGCGCTACTTTCCTCAGCGGTTCGCTGCTCGATGGGTGGTACGCGCCGAGCCTGCGCCAGGATCCGAACACTGGATTGGGGCGCTGGAGCGAGCAGGAGATCGTCGACTATCTGAAAACCGGACGTAACGCTCACAGCGTGGTCGTGGGCACCATGGCGGAAGTCTTCAACAACTCGACGCAATACATGTCCGACCCGGACTTGAAAGCCATTGCGCATTACCTGGTGTCGTTGCCGGGCGATCCAAAGCGTGACGGGCCGCCATGGAAGCCAGCGGCCAAACTGGCAGAACAACCTCTGTCGACACCTGGGGCAGCCAACTATATGGCCAAGTGCAGCAGTTGCCACGGCAGTGACGGCAGCGGGCAGGCGCCATGGATACCTCCTTTGGCAGGCGCATCTTCATCGATGGTGAAGCAAAGCGCTACGAGCATCAATGCCACGTTGAACGGTTCCGAACGTGTCGTTGCCAATGGTATTCCGGATTCGTATCGCATGCCCCCATACCGCAACCAACTCTCTGATCAGGAAGTCGCTGATGTACTGACTTTCGTTCGCACGTCATGGGGTAATCAGGGAGGCGCAGTGAAGGCTGACGAGGTGAAGGAACTGCGTGAGCGAACCAATCCGGCCAGCAGCAACCCGATCATCCTGCAGATGCGTTGA
- a CDS encoding MFS transporter has product MTTSTLNTAQIDSRIWSAVGSLTLCVALLIAAEFMPVSLLTPIATDLHTSQGMAGQAISISGFFAVVASLCIASIAGRFDRRHVLVSMTLLMLISLVVIALAPGFTWLMIARAFLGVAIGGFWALSTATVLRIVPEEAVPKALGMIYMGHSVAAAFAAPIGAYVGGHLGWRFVFAALVPIVIINVIWQYKSLPAMQPEKTIPLSRLFGVLKRRNVMFGLLAAMLTFGGTFTAFTYLRPFLEQVTGVDSTQLSVLLLSLGIAGFGGTYIVSRLLEKQFLFQLLRWLPVALAVMTVALAELGYSFAAAAIMMFAWGMLYSAIPVCWSTWLAKEVSDEPETGGGLMVAAIQMAIMVGGAFGGSLLDHVSVTAPLIGGSVLLILAALVVGNGGRLTQSTPAR; this is encoded by the coding sequence ATGACTACCTCAACTTTGAATACGGCCCAGATTGACAGCCGGATCTGGAGCGCCGTGGGGTCTTTGACACTCTGCGTGGCTCTGCTGATCGCCGCAGAATTCATGCCAGTGAGTCTCCTGACGCCCATCGCCACCGACCTTCACACCTCACAAGGCATGGCTGGCCAAGCCATTTCCATTTCCGGCTTCTTTGCGGTGGTGGCTAGTCTTTGCATTGCCTCTATCGCCGGACGCTTCGATCGACGCCATGTCCTGGTCTCGATGACCCTGCTGATGCTCATTTCGCTTGTGGTCATAGCTCTGGCGCCGGGCTTTACTTGGTTGATGATCGCCAGAGCTTTTCTAGGCGTCGCAATCGGCGGTTTCTGGGCATTGTCCACCGCCACTGTGCTTCGGATAGTCCCGGAGGAGGCTGTGCCCAAAGCCTTGGGCATGATCTATATGGGCCACTCAGTGGCCGCTGCGTTTGCCGCCCCCATTGGGGCCTATGTGGGAGGTCATCTGGGGTGGCGCTTTGTGTTCGCGGCGCTTGTACCGATTGTCATCATTAACGTGATCTGGCAATACAAAAGCTTGCCCGCAATGCAGCCCGAAAAAACCATTCCCCTTTCCAGGCTGTTCGGGGTGCTGAAACGTCGGAACGTCATGTTCGGTCTGCTGGCCGCCATGCTGACGTTTGGTGGTACGTTCACCGCTTTCACTTATTTGCGGCCATTTCTCGAACAGGTTACTGGCGTCGACTCCACTCAACTGTCGGTTTTGTTGTTGAGCCTGGGCATAGCCGGTTTCGGTGGTACGTACATCGTCAGCCGACTGCTGGAAAAACAATTCCTCTTCCAATTGTTGCGCTGGCTTCCGGTGGCGTTGGCTGTCATGACGGTGGCTCTGGCCGAGCTGGGCTACAGTTTCGCAGCCGCCGCCATCATGATGTTTGCCTGGGGGATGTTGTACTCGGCCATCCCCGTATGCTGGTCGACCTGGCTCGCCAAAGAGGTAAGCGATGAGCCCGAAACTGGCGGTGGACTGATGGTTGCAGCTATCCAGATGGCGATCATGGTCGGAGGCGCTTTCGGTGGCAGCTTGCTGGATCATGTATCGGTGACAGCTCCGCTGATTGGCGGCAGCGTATTGCTCATCCTGGCAGCGCTGGTCGTTGGAAATGGCGGGCGGCTTACCCAGTCCACGCCCGCCCGATAG
- a CDS encoding cyclophilin-like fold protein has protein sequence MPQLGMPLLLLALCSGHPAHAASTALPVAAEQDVTQAPKESDESSLWMTVGERRFAITLADNEATRAFAATLPLTLDMEDLHGNEKKKELPEALPTSESQPGTIRNGDLMLWGSRTVVIFYKTFDSAYSYTRLGRVDDPTGLAQALGRGDVRVVFSQ, from the coding sequence GTGCCACAGCTTGGAATGCCGCTGCTTCTCCTTGCACTGTGCAGCGGCCATCCCGCCCACGCCGCCAGCACTGCGCTGCCCGTGGCCGCTGAGCAGGATGTGACTCAAGCACCCAAGGAATCGGATGAATCAAGCCTGTGGATGACCGTCGGGGAACGTCGCTTCGCCATCACACTGGCCGACAACGAGGCCACTCGCGCATTCGCCGCCACGCTGCCGCTGACACTGGACATGGAGGACCTCCACGGAAACGAGAAGAAAAAAGAGCTGCCTGAGGCGCTGCCCACCAGTGAGAGCCAGCCCGGCACGATCCGCAACGGAGACCTTATGCTTTGGGGATCGCGCACCGTGGTCATCTTTTACAAGACCTTCGACTCAGCTTACTCATACACCCGTCTGGGCCGCGTGGACGATCCGACTGGCCTGGCCCAGGCGCTCGGCCGTGGCGATGTTCGGGTGGTGTTCTCCCAATAG
- a CDS encoding GMC family oxidoreductase N-terminal domain-containing protein, with the protein MQIYDYIVVGAGSSGCPVARGLSDDPRNNVLLIEAGPASDRFWVNTPAGMGKLYFNKSLNWNFRTSPMEKLQGRRMYWPRGKLLGGSSSINGMVFIRGHQKDFDGWRALGNPGWGYEDVLPYFKKMEHFERGGDEYRGANGPLWISDPVVKEKSSYDFIEAANRIGIPVTEDMNGALHDGVGFMQHNIQDGQRMSTYRAFIEPVIERSNLTVRTGCELQRVLFEGRTAVGIEVLKSGRLERIYAAREVILSAGSLKTPQMLMLSGIGPRAELEKHAIPEVLNSPGVGQNLQDHFYIHTAFRCTPDSSYNANLVGLRKYWEGFRYLMTRKGYLALGSSQVAAFVKSSSDEDYADLQISFRPMTFQYFPDGTVDVEKHPGLGVSVYQLRPSTTGTVTLRSTNPSDPADYTPNFLSSGYDINAVISGVRWIRKIMNSEPIKSRVVSEQLPGPHIRTDEDIYNYLVETGNSAHHQGGTCKMGNDAMAVVDERLRVRGIERLRVVDASIMPFITSGNTNAPSIMIGVKAADLIREDAMTRRASSSPVETVG; encoded by the coding sequence ATGCAGATTTATGATTACATCGTTGTCGGTGCCGGTTCTTCGGGCTGTCCGGTTGCGCGCGGTTTGTCTGACGATCCCCGGAACAACGTCCTGCTTATTGAGGCGGGACCTGCTTCAGATCGTTTCTGGGTCAATACGCCCGCGGGAATGGGCAAGCTCTATTTCAATAAGTCATTGAACTGGAATTTCCGCACCTCGCCTATGGAGAAGCTTCAAGGGCGTCGGATGTATTGGCCTAGGGGCAAATTGCTCGGTGGATCCAGCTCCATCAACGGCATGGTATTCATCCGAGGTCACCAAAAGGATTTTGACGGCTGGCGTGCCTTGGGCAACCCAGGCTGGGGGTATGAAGATGTCTTGCCGTATTTCAAAAAGATGGAGCACTTTGAGCGGGGCGGCGATGAATATCGCGGAGCGAATGGTCCGCTATGGATCAGTGATCCGGTCGTCAAAGAAAAGAGTAGCTACGATTTTATAGAGGCCGCTAACCGTATTGGTATCCCGGTGACCGAGGACATGAACGGCGCCTTGCACGATGGCGTAGGTTTCATGCAGCACAACATCCAAGACGGGCAACGGATGTCGACTTACCGGGCTTTTATCGAGCCTGTCATTGAACGGTCGAACCTGACGGTTCGAACCGGATGCGAGCTGCAGCGCGTTTTATTCGAGGGGCGTACCGCTGTCGGTATAGAGGTTTTGAAGAGTGGCCGTTTGGAGCGTATCTATGCGGCGCGCGAAGTGATTCTGTCAGCAGGCTCGCTGAAGACCCCACAGATGCTGATGTTGTCCGGCATCGGCCCAAGGGCTGAACTGGAAAAACACGCAATTCCCGAAGTTCTGAATTCCCCAGGAGTAGGGCAAAACCTGCAGGATCATTTTTATATTCACACAGCCTTCCGTTGCACCCCAGACAGTTCGTACAACGCAAACCTCGTAGGCCTGCGCAAGTACTGGGAAGGCTTCCGTTACCTGATGACCCGCAAAGGGTATCTTGCCCTTGGCTCTTCCCAGGTCGCGGCGTTTGTTAAAAGTAGCTCGGACGAGGACTACGCTGATCTCCAAATCAGCTTTCGGCCTATGACCTTTCAATACTTTCCCGATGGCACGGTTGACGTTGAAAAGCATCCCGGGCTCGGGGTGTCGGTTTATCAGTTGCGTCCCAGCACCACGGGAACAGTGACGCTGCGCTCGACCAACCCGTCTGACCCGGCCGATTACACGCCAAATTTCCTGAGCAGCGGTTACGACATCAATGCCGTGATCAGTGGTGTGCGCTGGATACGCAAAATCATGAACAGCGAGCCCATCAAATCTCGCGTGGTTTCGGAACAATTGCCGGGGCCCCACATTCGTACCGATGAAGATATCTACAACTATCTGGTCGAAACCGGCAACTCGGCCCACCACCAGGGCGGCACCTGCAAAATGGGTAACGACGCCATGGCGGTGGTGGACGAACGACTGCGTGTCCGTGGTATCGAGCGACTGCGGGTGGTGGATGCCTCGATCATGCCATTCATCACGTCGGGCAACACCAATGCGCCGTCCATCATGATTGGTGTGAAAGCCGCCGACCTGATTCGTGAAGATGCAATGACTCGCCGGGCAAGCAGTTCGCCGGTCGAAACTGTTGGTTGA
- a CDS encoding (2Fe-2S)-binding protein → MELNVNGTVYEVEADADTPLLWVIRDDIGLTGTKYGCGLAQCGACSVMVDGVLLRSCVTPVEGVKGKQIRTIEAIEDDELGKRVVAAWVKHQVAQCGYCQSGQVMAATALLQRIPKPSQADIAAAMTNLCRCGTYNAIKTAVDELAGA, encoded by the coding sequence ATGGAACTCAACGTAAATGGCACTGTGTATGAGGTTGAGGCGGATGCGGATACACCATTGTTATGGGTGATTCGCGACGATATCGGCCTGACCGGAACCAAGTACGGGTGCGGTTTGGCGCAATGCGGCGCCTGTTCGGTCATGGTGGACGGCGTGCTGCTTCGCTCATGCGTTACACCGGTTGAAGGGGTAAAGGGCAAACAGATTCGCACAATCGAAGCCATTGAAGACGACGAGTTGGGCAAGCGCGTAGTGGCGGCCTGGGTCAAGCATCAAGTCGCCCAGTGTGGCTATTGCCAGTCTGGCCAGGTAATGGCCGCCACTGCGCTGTTGCAGCGCATTCCCAAACCTTCCCAAGCCGATATTGCTGCCGCCATGACGAATCTCTGCCGTTGCGGCACTTATAACGCGATCAAGACTGCTGTCGATGAGCTTGCTGGTGCTTGA
- a CDS encoding aldo/keto reductase, with the protein MKTVPLGSTDTRVPNVVAGMMRIAGSTDDQIRALYTAARESGINFFDHADLYGFNHPGGGPHLCERRFDEALRLSSAEREQIFLQSKTSIVADPWHYDQSYEHIVASAERSLKALGTDYLDVLLLHRPDALVEPEEVARAFDHLETTGKVRAFGVSNHTPRQIDLLKTAVTQPILANQVQLSLTHSTIVAQGLSSNMTGFDDSITRDGGGIVDYARINKITLQAWSPFQKAFQDGVFFDSPDYPQLNAELKRLAAKYDATPTAIATAWITRHPAGIQVVLGTTRPERLIEAAAGSNIPLTRPEWYGLIQAAGHNVP; encoded by the coding sequence ATGAAGACCGTACCACTAGGATCAACCGACACTCGGGTTCCCAATGTCGTCGCGGGCATGATGCGCATTGCCGGCAGCACCGATGACCAGATCCGGGCGCTCTACACCGCGGCGCGCGAATCGGGCATCAATTTTTTCGATCACGCCGACCTCTACGGATTCAACCATCCCGGCGGTGGCCCGCACCTGTGCGAACGCCGGTTCGACGAGGCGCTGCGACTCAGCAGCGCTGAGCGCGAGCAGATCTTCCTCCAGTCCAAAACCAGTATTGTGGCCGACCCGTGGCACTACGATCAGTCCTACGAGCACATCGTGGCGTCGGCCGAGAGGTCGCTGAAAGCGCTGGGGACCGACTATCTGGATGTGCTATTGCTGCACCGGCCCGACGCACTCGTGGAACCGGAAGAAGTCGCCCGCGCCTTCGACCACCTGGAGACCACCGGAAAGGTTCGCGCATTCGGGGTTTCCAACCATACTCCCCGTCAGATCGATCTGCTCAAGACCGCCGTGACCCAGCCGATCCTGGCGAACCAGGTCCAGCTTTCGCTGACGCATTCGACGATCGTCGCCCAAGGCCTGTCGTCGAACATGACCGGATTCGACGACTCAATCACTCGTGACGGTGGCGGCATCGTAGACTACGCACGGATTAATAAAATCACGCTGCAGGCGTGGTCTCCGTTCCAGAAAGCCTTTCAGGATGGGGTCTTCTTCGACTCTCCCGACTACCCGCAGCTTAATGCCGAACTCAAACGACTCGCTGCGAAGTACGACGCCACTCCGACCGCGATCGCGACAGCCTGGATCACTCGTCATCCCGCCGGCATCCAAGTGGTACTGGGCACCACGAGACCCGAGCGCCTCATCGAAGCAGCCGCGGGCTCGAATATCCCGCTCACCCGCCCCGAATGGTACGGGCTTATCCAAGCGGCTGGCCACAACGTTCCCTGA
- a CDS encoding SDR family oxidoreductase, giving the protein MIKNKVVIITGASSGIGEATAKLLASKGAKIVLGARREDKLKQIADEILLNGGQVVYQVLDVTKQEDSDSIVRLAKERFGRVDVIFLNAGLMPNSPLSALKTEDWHQMIDVNVKGVLNGVAAVLPEFLAQKSGHVITTSSVAGLKAYPGGAVYGGTKWFVRDFMEVLRMESALEGNNIRTATIYPAAVKTELLATISDKQALDQMQDIYDKYGISPDRIANIVAFAIDQPDDTTINEFTVGPANQPW; this is encoded by the coding sequence ATGATCAAAAACAAAGTAGTCATCATCACCGGCGCATCGTCCGGAATCGGCGAGGCAACCGCCAAGCTGCTCGCGAGCAAAGGCGCAAAAATCGTGCTCGGCGCCCGTCGAGAAGACAAGCTCAAGCAGATCGCGGACGAGATTCTCCTGAACGGAGGCCAAGTGGTCTATCAAGTGCTGGACGTGACCAAGCAAGAGGACAGCGACAGCATCGTCCGCCTGGCCAAAGAAAGGTTCGGTCGCGTGGACGTGATTTTCCTGAATGCAGGGCTGATGCCGAACTCACCCCTGTCCGCACTGAAGACCGAAGACTGGCACCAAATGATCGATGTCAACGTCAAGGGCGTTTTGAATGGCGTGGCAGCGGTGCTACCCGAGTTCCTGGCACAGAAGTCTGGGCACGTCATCACCACCTCGTCGGTGGCGGGGCTCAAGGCGTATCCGGGCGGCGCCGTCTATGGCGGTACAAAGTGGTTCGTGCGCGACTTCATGGAAGTCCTGCGCATGGAGTCCGCCTTGGAAGGCAATAACATCCGCACCGCGACGATCTACCCGGCCGCCGTCAAGACGGAACTGCTGGCGACGATCAGCGATAAGCAGGCGCTTGACCAGATGCAGGACATCTATGACAAGTACGGCATTTCTCCAGACCGGATCGCCAACATCGTAGCCTTCGCGATCGACCAGCCCGATGACACGACAATCAACGAGTTCACAGTAGGCCCTGCGAACCAGCCTTGGTAA
- a CDS encoding aldehyde dehydrogenase family protein: MHDYAKFYIDGEWVEAATSQRQELIDPTTEEVFATVAMATVEEVDTAVAAARRAFKSYSQSSLDERYDLINRIIEAYELRADDFVQAIAQEVGIPCSARAQVMGPIEHMRVARDLLKTYEFEARIGNTIVRREPLGVCALISPWNWPIQTTVIKLIYALAAGCTVVSKSSINSPVSAILLTEVLDAAGVPKGVFNMLNGSGRVIGEAMSKHPDVDMVSFTGSTGAGAQVGEAAARTIKRVCLELGGKSANIVLRDADLEKAARWNIQRGFFNTGQSCHAPSRMLVHESQVEQVIPFLVDEANRFRLGDPRDPATTMGPIVSRAQFNSIQRHIQSGLDEGARLIVGGLGRPEGFERGFFTRPTVFVDVTPEMTICREEIFGPVLVVVPYSTEAQALEIANDSPYGLGGYVFGGDRRKAYEFASGLRAGRVCFNGAPTNSLTPMGGYKESGIGRSMGVFGLQEYLEIKSVYGFDEEAAALPSLKA; this comes from the coding sequence ATGCACGATTACGCGAAGTTTTATATCGACGGTGAATGGGTAGAGGCCGCGACCTCCCAGCGCCAGGAATTGATTGATCCGACTACCGAAGAAGTGTTTGCCACGGTCGCCATGGCGACTGTTGAAGAGGTGGACACTGCCGTGGCCGCAGCTCGGCGTGCATTCAAAAGCTATTCGCAGTCTTCCCTCGATGAGCGTTACGACCTGATCAACCGTATCATCGAAGCCTACGAATTGCGCGCCGATGATTTTGTACAGGCCATTGCGCAAGAGGTGGGTATTCCCTGCAGCGCCCGTGCTCAGGTCATGGGGCCAATCGAACATATGAGGGTCGCTCGCGACCTGTTGAAGACGTACGAGTTCGAGGCGCGAATTGGCAATACGATTGTTCGCCGTGAACCCCTGGGTGTCTGCGCACTGATCTCGCCTTGGAACTGGCCGATCCAGACAACCGTCATCAAGCTGATCTATGCGCTGGCCGCCGGTTGTACAGTCGTATCCAAGTCCAGTATCAACTCGCCGGTCAGCGCTATTCTGCTGACAGAGGTGCTGGATGCCGCAGGCGTACCCAAGGGCGTTTTCAACATGCTCAACGGCTCGGGGCGAGTGATTGGCGAGGCGATGTCGAAGCATCCCGATGTTGACATGGTTTCCTTCACGGGCTCGACCGGTGCCGGTGCGCAGGTAGGCGAGGCAGCGGCACGCACCATCAAACGCGTGTGCCTGGAGTTGGGCGGGAAGTCGGCGAATATCGTGCTGCGAGACGCCGATCTTGAAAAGGCCGCGCGCTGGAATATTCAGCGCGGCTTCTTCAATACCGGACAATCCTGCCACGCGCCGAGTCGCATGTTGGTGCATGAAAGTCAGGTGGAGCAGGTCATTCCGTTTCTGGTTGACGAAGCAAACCGATTCCGTCTCGGAGACCCGCGAGATCCCGCCACGACCATGGGGCCGATTGTCAGCCGGGCACAATTCAACAGCATCCAGCGCCACATACAGTCGGGCCTCGATGAGGGTGCACGACTGATTGTTGGCGGACTGGGACGCCCCGAAGGCTTCGAACGTGGTTTTTTCACCCGTCCGACCGTGTTCGTCGATGTGACGCCGGAGATGACTATTTGCCGGGAAGAGATTTTCGGGCCGGTCTTGGTGGTGGTGCCTTATTCCACCGAGGCGCAGGCATTGGAAATCGCCAATGACTCGCCTTATGGGTTGGGTGGCTATGTATTCGGTGGGGACCGGCGCAAGGCGTATGAGTTCGCCAGCGGCCTGCGTGCCGGGCGCGTTTGTTTTAACGGCGCGCCGACTAACTCGCTGACGCCTATGGGTGGCTACAAGGAATCCGGCATTGGCCGCTCGATGGGCGTTTTCGGGTTGCAAGAGTATCTGGAAATCAAATCGGTCTATGGCTTTGACGAGGAAGCCGCAGCACTGCCGTCGTTGAAGGCCTGA
- a CDS encoding LysR family transcriptional regulator, with protein MAKEHYSDLLALIAVAREQSFTRAASQLGISQSMLSHSIQRLEARVGVRLLTRTTRSVSVTEAGERLLNTVEPRLREIETELIAVAEFGDTPAGNIRITATDHVIETVLWPKLAQALPKYPQISVEVVIDYGLTDIVADHFDFGIRLGDGLANGIEAVRIAPDMRFVMVGAPSYMESRTMPTRPQDLMEHECINMRLPTRGGLYAWELEKDGQEINTRVKGRLVFNGINQILDAAVSGFGLAYVPEDIAHPHLVNGTLVPVMQAWWRTFPGLHLYYSSEREKSRAMQVLIDELRYPG; from the coding sequence ATGGCAAAGGAACACTACAGCGACCTGCTCGCGCTCATTGCAGTTGCACGAGAGCAAAGTTTCACGCGGGCGGCCTCCCAGCTGGGAATCTCTCAATCGATGCTCAGTCATAGCATCCAGAGATTGGAGGCTCGGGTCGGCGTACGTCTTCTCACTCGGACGACCCGTAGCGTATCCGTCACCGAGGCCGGTGAACGTCTGCTAAATACCGTTGAACCGCGGTTGCGGGAAATCGAGACCGAACTGATCGCCGTAGCTGAATTTGGCGACACCCCCGCCGGTAACATTCGCATCACGGCAACCGACCATGTCATCGAAACTGTGCTTTGGCCGAAATTGGCACAAGCGCTGCCGAAATACCCACAAATCAGTGTAGAAGTCGTTATCGACTATGGCTTGACGGACATCGTGGCCGACCATTTCGACTTTGGCATCCGGCTCGGGGACGGGTTGGCAAACGGGATCGAAGCCGTTCGTATCGCTCCCGACATGCGTTTTGTAATGGTGGGCGCGCCGTCCTACATGGAGTCTCGTACCATGCCGACCAGACCTCAAGACCTCATGGAGCATGAGTGTATAAATATGCGCCTACCAACACGTGGCGGCCTGTACGCGTGGGAGCTGGAAAAGGACGGCCAGGAAATCAATACGAGAGTCAAAGGCAGACTTGTATTCAACGGCATCAATCAGATCCTGGATGCCGCTGTATCGGGTTTCGGGCTGGCCTATGTTCCCGAGGACATCGCCCACCCCCATCTGGTTAACGGCACTCTGGTTCCTGTCATGCAAGCCTGGTGGAGAACATTCCCGGGGCTGCACCTTTACTACTCCAGCGAGCGCGAGAAGTCTCGGGCGATGCAGGTTCTAATCGATGAGTTACGGTACCCCGGATAG